The genomic DNA CCGCTGATCCGGGCGTCCGCACCGGTGGCCCGCACCGCCGCGTCGTCCCGGGCGTTCGCGACACCCGCCAGCACCGAGCCGCCGAACGCCGCCGTCGTCAGTGCGACCAGCAGCGCCAACAGAGCCGGTGCGCCGCTCACCGACGCACGCCCGGCACGGGCCAGGGCGAGGAAGCCGACCGCGCCGCGCAGCCGCGCGACGGTGCGGGAGGCGAGCCGCAGCGGCAGCGGGTACAGACGGGCGAGGACCAGCGCCGCGATCAGCCCGACCAGCACCGGAGCTGCGCTGACCAGGAAGTCCGTGCCGCCGCCCGCGGCCGTACCGCGACGGCGCAGCGCGGACACCGCGCCGACGGCCAGCACCAGCACGGTGAGTTCGGCAACCGTGCGCCGCCGCGACGGACGGGCGGTCATCATGTCGTCGCGGGCGCCGTGCAGCCGCGGCCGGCGGTGAAGGAGCGTCGTACCCAGCGGCAGGGCGACGCAGACCGGTACGGCGACGGCGGCGGCCCCGACGACCGCGGGCCACAGCCGGGCCGGGCCGACGGCGGCAACGGCGAGCAGCAGTCCGAGTGCCGCCGCGGGCACCGTCGTCACCGCGGTCTCCGCGAGCAGCCGCCCGCCGATGCCGCGCAACGATCCGCCGCGTGAGCGCAGCAGGGCCAGTTCGCTGTGGCGGCGGGCGGCGAACAGGCCGCCCGTCATCAGCAGCACGACGGCGGCGACGGCGCCGATCCCGACGGCGGCGACCGTGACGACCGGGCTGATCGCCGAACGCAACGCGTCGTACCGGGTGAGGACCACGTCCAGATCGGTCGTCAGCGTCGCCGCCGGACCGGCCAGCGCGCGGAGCTTGAGCAGCTCCGGGCCGCTCTCCAGAGAAGCCACCCGGGAACGGAGCCGGTCCACGTCGAGAGCGGTGAGCCGGGAGGCGTCCGGCGCGATCCGCCAGTACGGCTCGGGCGCACCGGTCGTGGAGAGCAGCGCGGGCGCCGCGTCCGGCGGCAGCAACAGGGCCGCTATCCAGTAGTAGAGGGGAGGGCCCTTGCCGCTCGTCGGGACCAGCGCCGGTGTACGCAGCAGGCGCTCGAAAGACCAGTAGGCGGCACCCGGAAGCTTCGGGGCGACTATGCCGGTGATCCGTACGGTCAGCGGCTCCTCGCCCCGGGTCGGTACATCGATCGTCGAACCCACCTTGAGCCCCAGGGCCTTCGCGGTCTCTTCGGTGACCGCGGCCTCGACCTCCGTGGCGGTGGTGGTGACCTCGCCGTGGACGGTGGGCCAGGCACCGTCGCGCAGCGTGGCGTGGGCGGGCAGGGCCGAGGGGGTGGCGTACGTCAGCTCGGGATCGAGGCCGTAGGGCCGGGGCAGCCATTTCTCCCCGGCGGCGATCGGCTCCGTCGTGCGGATGCCGTACGAGGACTGGAAGGCGTCCGCCCGCACCGGTTCGGGCAGCCCGGCCAGCACCTTGCGGTGGACCGCGCCCAGCGCCGCCTCGCGCACCGCTGCCGCGCGCGCCGCCTCGACACCCAGGGCGGGCGGCGGAGCGGTCAGCTCCAGGACGCTGCGCCTGGGGTCCTCGACAACCAGGTCGTGGCGCAGCCCTTTGCTCTCGTACGTGTCGACGGCCCGTGGGAAGGCGGCGGCGAGGAATGCCGTGACCAGCACCAGCAACCCGAGCGCGCAGGCGGCCGCGGGGGCGGTACGCAGCCGGGTGCGGACCCACGGGGCACAGGCCGCGGCCCGGGCGACGCCTGCGGAACGACCGCTGTCGGAACGTGGGCTCATGTCAGTTGTCCCCCTGGTGGCGCAGTGAAGTCACCGGGTCGGCGCGGCGCAGGGCGATCGCCGCCACGATCAGCAGCGGCAGCGCGGCGACGCCCGCCAGCAGTGCGGCGACCTGCCCGGCCGGCAGTTGCACCAGTACGGGCGGCACCGGCTGGGCGGCCTGCCCGGTCAGCACGATGAGTGGCACGACGGCCCTGGTCAGTACGGCCCCGAGCGCGAACCCGAC from Streptomyces sp. NBC_01707 includes the following:
- a CDS encoding FtsX-like permease family protein, yielding MSPRSDSGRSAGVARAAACAPWVRTRLRTAPAAACALGLLVLVTAFLAAAFPRAVDTYESKGLRHDLVVEDPRRSVLELTAPPPALGVEAARAAAVREAALGAVHRKVLAGLPEPVRADAFQSSYGIRTTEPIAAGEKWLPRPYGLDPELTYATPSALPAHATLRDGAWPTVHGEVTTTATEVEAAVTEETAKALGLKVGSTIDVPTRGEEPLTVRITGIVAPKLPGAAYWSFERLLRTPALVPTSGKGPPLYYWIAALLLPPDAAPALLSTTGAPEPYWRIAPDASRLTALDVDRLRSRVASLESGPELLKLRALAGPAATLTTDLDVVLTRYDALRSAISPVVTVAAVGIGAVAAVVLLMTGGLFAARRHSELALLRSRGGSLRGIGGRLLAETAVTTVPAAALGLLLAVAAVGPARLWPAVVGAAAVAVPVCVALPLGTTLLHRRPRLHGARDDMMTARPSRRRTVAELTVLVLAVGAVSALRRRGTAAGGGTDFLVSAAPVLVGLIAALVLARLYPLPLRLASRTVARLRGAVGFLALARAGRASVSGAPALLALLVALTTAAFGGSVLAGVANARDDAAVRATGADARISGEGDAMPMPDRLVRDVRKAGGVRDVAPVQIEYGVPLPSDEPGVEDAKGTTLVGVDPGTYAKLARATGIGPFPADRLKAGGAAPRKGTLPSKDRVLPVLASPAVAERLGERPRDIRSQAGDFKVRVVGTVTRTPAVDTAGFLIVDAASLTHRQTTTLLVTGASPDAKALRAAAHRAGSTFAVQLRSEERAAFVDTPMQSGAEGIYAAAIAAGAGYALLAVLLSLLQTAPERTALLARLRTMGLTLRQGRRLLGLEAMPQALLAAVGGLLVGWSTIVLLAPGVDLVQLALSSGPGSDALDTAPLRADPWSLALPALGVVALAATVAAVQAWWAGRRGSITELRAGDTR